A stretch of Paludisphaera rhizosphaerae DNA encodes these proteins:
- a CDS encoding beta-L-arabinofuranosidase domain-containing protein, protein MKCRGIRFAGAVALGFGLASIALAAEPSLKPAALEPLPVGAIKPSGWLKVQLETQAKGLGGSLDEYWPDIKDSAWIGGKAEGWERVPYWLDGIIPLAYLLDDLALKAKAKRYVDYILDHQQPDGWLGPIGDSQKHAAYDVWPLFPLYKAFLQYEQATGDPRIIPALVRCSKKIDQVIDRTPLYEWAKVRAADYALALYALYDRTHDPELVVAARKVFTQAHDWRAQFEDYKLTDRATNGFGMLSHGVNTAMGWKFGPVRARLSGEAGDRDALASMLGVLDRCHGQATGMFTCDEHVAGRSPSQGTELCTVVEAMYSLEAAIEILGDARLGDRLERISYNALPATFKKDMTAHQYDQQANQVVCVREGEHPYATNGPDSNLFGLEPNFGCCTANFHQGWPKLATNLWMKTPKGGLAVAAYAPCVVETQLQGKPVRLEVKTEYPFRDAVEIVVTVPEPMRFPLELRVPEWSRTPSITASDVPFSLGERRLRVGDAAGVARDERTAAYRTLDAEWSGTKSIRLELPALVQAYRGYNDSTAIVRGPLVFALPIAAKWKKLNDGPRFADWEVRPTAPWNYALELSPERIEDFVNFREVQPTAGAPAFSAEGVRIAAEVRGRRVESWEMERGAAAPPPPSPAKSAAPLETLRLVPYGCTDLRVTEFPTLLD, encoded by the coding sequence ATGAAATGTCGTGGTATCCGATTCGCCGGGGCCGTCGCGCTGGGCTTTGGGCTCGCGTCGATCGCGCTCGCCGCCGAGCCCTCCCTGAAGCCCGCCGCGTTGGAGCCTCTGCCCGTGGGGGCGATCAAGCCCTCGGGATGGCTGAAGGTCCAGTTAGAGACCCAGGCGAAGGGGCTCGGCGGCAGCCTCGACGAATACTGGCCCGACATCAAGGACTCCGCCTGGATCGGCGGCAAGGCCGAAGGCTGGGAGCGCGTGCCGTACTGGCTCGACGGCATCATTCCGTTGGCCTACCTGCTGGACGACTTGGCGCTCAAGGCCAAGGCGAAGCGGTACGTCGACTACATCCTCGACCACCAGCAGCCCGACGGCTGGCTCGGCCCCATCGGCGACTCGCAGAAGCACGCCGCCTATGACGTCTGGCCTCTCTTCCCGCTCTACAAGGCGTTCCTCCAGTACGAGCAGGCGACCGGCGATCCCCGGATCATCCCCGCACTGGTGCGATGCTCGAAGAAGATCGACCAGGTGATTGACCGAACGCCCCTCTACGAGTGGGCGAAGGTCCGCGCCGCTGACTACGCACTGGCGCTCTACGCTCTGTATGACCGGACCCATGACCCTGAGTTGGTCGTCGCCGCTCGGAAGGTCTTCACGCAGGCCCATGATTGGCGGGCGCAGTTCGAGGACTACAAGCTGACCGATCGAGCCACGAACGGCTTTGGGATGCTCAGCCACGGGGTCAACACGGCGATGGGCTGGAAGTTCGGCCCCGTCCGGGCGAGGCTCTCGGGCGAGGCCGGCGACCGCGACGCGCTGGCCTCGATGCTCGGCGTGCTCGACCGCTGCCACGGCCAGGCGACGGGCATGTTCACCTGCGACGAGCACGTCGCCGGCCGGAGCCCCTCGCAGGGGACCGAGCTTTGCACGGTCGTCGAGGCGATGTACTCGCTCGAGGCCGCGATCGAGATCCTCGGCGACGCCCGCCTGGGCGACCGCCTGGAACGGATCTCTTACAACGCGCTGCCGGCCACGTTCAAGAAGGACATGACAGCGCACCAGTACGACCAGCAGGCCAACCAGGTCGTCTGCGTCCGCGAGGGGGAGCACCCTTACGCGACCAACGGACCGGACTCGAACCTCTTTGGACTGGAGCCGAACTTCGGCTGTTGCACGGCGAACTTCCACCAGGGCTGGCCCAAGCTGGCGACGAACCTCTGGATGAAGACCCCGAAGGGTGGACTGGCCGTCGCCGCCTACGCGCCCTGCGTCGTCGAGACCCAGCTTCAGGGCAAACCCGTGCGGCTGGAGGTGAAGACCGAGTACCCGTTCCGCGACGCCGTCGAGATCGTGGTCACGGTCCCCGAGCCGATGCGGTTCCCACTGGAGCTGCGGGTGCCGGAGTGGTCGCGGACGCCGTCGATCACGGCGTCGGACGTGCCGTTCTCGCTGGGCGAGCGTCGGCTGCGAGTCGGCGACGCGGCGGGGGTGGCCCGCGACGAGCGGACGGCCGCTTATCGGACCCTTGACGCCGAGTGGAGCGGGACGAAGTCGATCCGACTGGAACTGCCGGCCCTGGTTCAGGCGTACCGCGGATACAACGATTCGACGGCGATCGTCCGCGGCCCGCTGGTGTTCGCGCTGCCGATTGCCGCAAAATGGAAGAAACTTAATGATGGCCCAAGGTTCGCTGATTGGGAAGTCCGGCCGACGGCCCCTTGGAACTACGCGTTGGAGCTGTCGCCGGAGAGGATCGAGGACTTCGTGAACTTCCGAGAGGTGCAGCCGACGGCCGGGGCTCCGGCGTTTTCTGCGGAGGGAGTTAGGATCGCCGCCGAGGTCCGAGGGCGTCGCGTGGAAAGCTGGGAGATGGAACGGGGAGCCGCTGCCCCGCCGCCGCCGAGCCCAGCGAAGAGCGCCGCGCCGCTGGAGACCCTTAGGCTCGTTCCGTACGGCTGCACCGACCTGCGAGTGACCGAGTTCCCGACCTTGCTCGACTAA
- a CDS encoding ATP-binding protein: protein MTAMTIDAPPGRDDSPQPAVAESAASAGPKRSIVAKQALFVGFLLALTSTALTTAGYLYVGDMITEQIDARLSAIADDRQSLLLAGLRREGDRVVQAANRTRLRILLDSRSRASAYGDGPAIDLQGALDDVRESSREFQALRLEALDGETLAVSGEEQDVAAIPQGLREPRTGGTPRTAVPVENGDSRAAVFAADVLSRSGTLMGRLFALVDLSRIDAQLADPRWLGQTGEVLIGRREGDVVQLLFPPRQNPELRQFPVEKTAGIREAVAGHTGLVRALDRFGREVLAAYRPLGYADWGVVVKIDAGEAYAPVRRLRRLLTAIGSTILLAGLAAAYFLARQQARPIKRLAEAAEAVADGRLNTPIAVTSNDEIGVLESSFARMTGQLARSHADLEGRIHERTRDLEEVRDLLDAFFRISTSQADSQTLDRTFDSVLAFCSRLGYELAMISLVDREAGVVRGVRGGGAMGEIVAETIRPLNGDDILARVVRDGNVEIVPDSTVDPACDHEAVARAELRGQIVLPLASGDEVLGTLQVAVREPLDPAQVDLRPLETLASHAGRTLGRFQQIAEVRRLNESLDHRAEELARSEAAFREQAQILRSVLDCMGEGVIVSDGDFELMVMNPAARRILDLPADAGTEVVWATASRVYPIGAREPYRVDDLPLRRAIRGEPVDQVEMMLGRPSIQEGRCLSVDARPLVDELGVTRGGLVVFQEITARKRGELRLTVEYTAARVLAESESVAEAAPRILRAMAEQLEWELAVLWRIDSASGQARCLTFWRDPKAVGDGLNDAIRDRTFRSGESIAGRVWADRKAAWIADLASTDQGEGGCELCRMLVDGGFRSAFGAPVMLRGDCIGVLGFFSAAARVEDPDLLDMTGILGAQIGQFQDRCQMHSRVVQSEKLASLGMLSASVAHEINNPLAYVASNLAVLDRDARALLEVLADFESCSDVIEAERPELAAEIRRLDEEYDLTYVKENLGKVLDSTRQGVRRVADIVHNLRGFARGDRGSAGPGSVDLHESIAAALEMIRGRLDRRGIRVEDHSACLPPVAASAAQLNQVFLNLLVNAMQAIDAAQRADGVIAIDGVVKGDDVRLEIRDNGCGMSPDVLAQIFDPFFTTKSAGEGTGLGLSISHGIVLDHGGRIEVESTPGEGTCFRIVLPISRKIES from the coding sequence ATGACCGCCATGACGATCGACGCCCCTCCGGGTCGAGACGACTCGCCGCAGCCGGCTGTGGCGGAGTCGGCTGCGTCCGCAGGCCCGAAACGATCGATCGTGGCGAAGCAGGCGTTGTTCGTCGGGTTCCTCTTGGCCTTGACCTCGACGGCCCTGACGACGGCCGGCTACCTGTACGTCGGCGACATGATCACGGAGCAGATCGACGCGCGGCTGTCGGCGATCGCCGACGACCGTCAGTCGCTCTTGCTGGCGGGCTTGCGTCGGGAAGGCGACCGGGTGGTTCAGGCGGCCAATCGGACTCGGTTGCGGATCCTGCTCGACTCGCGGTCGCGGGCCTCAGCGTACGGCGACGGCCCGGCGATCGACCTTCAAGGAGCGCTCGACGACGTCCGCGAGAGTTCGAGGGAATTCCAGGCCCTCCGTCTGGAGGCGCTCGACGGCGAGACCCTGGCGGTCAGCGGAGAGGAGCAGGACGTCGCCGCGATCCCCCAGGGCTTGCGCGAGCCGCGGACCGGCGGCACTCCTCGGACGGCGGTCCCGGTCGAGAACGGAGATTCACGCGCGGCCGTGTTTGCGGCCGACGTTCTCAGCCGGTCGGGGACGCTGATGGGTCGGCTCTTCGCGCTGGTCGACCTGAGTCGGATCGACGCCCAACTCGCCGATCCTCGTTGGTTGGGACAGACGGGGGAAGTGCTGATCGGCCGACGCGAAGGGGACGTCGTTCAGCTTCTCTTCCCGCCGCGTCAGAACCCCGAACTCAGGCAGTTCCCCGTCGAGAAAACGGCTGGAATTCGAGAAGCCGTCGCGGGTCACACCGGTCTGGTGCGGGCGCTCGACCGTTTCGGTCGCGAGGTTCTGGCCGCGTATCGGCCGTTGGGGTACGCCGACTGGGGCGTGGTGGTGAAGATCGACGCCGGCGAGGCCTACGCCCCGGTGCGTCGGCTGCGACGGCTGCTGACGGCCATCGGGAGCACGATCCTGCTGGCGGGTCTGGCCGCCGCCTACTTCCTGGCCCGCCAGCAGGCTCGACCCATCAAGCGGCTGGCGGAGGCGGCCGAGGCCGTCGCCGACGGTCGACTCAATACGCCGATCGCCGTGACTTCCAACGACGAGATCGGCGTCCTGGAGTCGAGCTTCGCCCGGATGACCGGCCAACTCGCGCGGTCGCACGCTGACCTCGAGGGGCGGATCCACGAGCGCACACGCGACCTGGAAGAGGTTCGCGACCTGCTCGACGCCTTCTTCCGGATCTCGACCTCGCAGGCCGATTCGCAGACGCTTGACCGTACGTTCGACTCGGTGCTGGCCTTCTGCTCGCGGTTGGGATATGAACTGGCGATGATCTCGCTGGTGGACCGCGAAGCCGGCGTGGTCCGGGGCGTCCGCGGCGGCGGAGCGATGGGCGAGATCGTCGCCGAGACCATCCGTCCTCTCAACGGCGACGACATCCTCGCCCGGGTCGTGCGAGATGGGAACGTCGAGATCGTTCCCGATTCCACCGTCGACCCAGCCTGCGATCACGAGGCGGTCGCCCGCGCCGAACTGCGAGGGCAGATCGTCCTGCCGCTGGCCAGCGGCGACGAGGTGCTGGGGACGCTTCAAGTCGCCGTTCGCGAGCCCCTCGACCCGGCTCAGGTCGACCTTCGGCCCCTGGAGACGCTGGCCAGCCACGCCGGCAGGACGCTCGGCCGGTTTCAGCAGATCGCCGAGGTCCGTCGGCTCAACGAATCGCTCGACCACCGCGCCGAGGAGCTGGCGCGATCGGAGGCGGCCTTCCGCGAACAGGCTCAGATCCTGCGGTCGGTCCTCGACTGCATGGGCGAAGGGGTCATCGTCTCCGACGGTGACTTTGAGCTCATGGTCATGAACCCGGCGGCGCGGCGGATCCTCGATCTGCCGGCGGACGCCGGCACAGAGGTGGTCTGGGCCACGGCTTCCCGCGTCTACCCGATCGGCGCCCGAGAGCCCTATCGCGTGGACGACCTGCCGTTGCGGCGAGCGATCCGAGGCGAGCCGGTCGACCAGGTCGAGATGATGCTCGGCCGACCGAGCATCCAGGAGGGCCGTTGCCTGAGCGTCGACGCCCGGCCACTGGTGGACGAACTGGGCGTGACCCGCGGCGGCCTGGTCGTCTTCCAGGAGATCACCGCCCGCAAGCGCGGCGAGTTGCGGCTGACCGTCGAGTACACCGCCGCTCGCGTCCTGGCGGAGTCCGAATCGGTCGCCGAGGCCGCTCCCCGAATCCTCCGCGCGATGGCCGAGCAACTGGAGTGGGAGCTGGCCGTCCTCTGGCGGATCGACTCGGCTTCCGGTCAGGCCCGCTGTCTGACCTTCTGGCGCGACCCCAAGGCGGTCGGCGACGGTCTTAACGACGCGATCCGCGACCGCACGTTCCGCTCCGGCGAGTCGATCGCCGGTCGAGTCTGGGCCGATCGCAAGGCCGCCTGGATCGCCGACCTCGCCTCGACCGACCAGGGCGAAGGCGGCTGCGAGCTCTGCCGCATGCTGGTCGACGGCGGGTTCCGTTCGGCCTTCGGCGCACCAGTGATGCTCCGAGGCGACTGTATCGGCGTCCTCGGCTTCTTCAGCGCAGCGGCGAGGGTCGAGGATCCCGACCTGCTCGACATGACGGGCATCCTCGGCGCCCAGATCGGCCAGTTCCAGGACCGCTGCCAGATGCATTCGCGCGTCGTTCAGTCGGAGAAGCTGGCCTCGCTGGGGATGCTCTCGGCCAGCGTCGCGCACGAGATCAACAATCCGCTGGCGTACGTTGCCAGCAACCTCGCCGTGCTTGACCGAGACGCCCGCGCCCTGCTCGAGGTCCTGGCCGATTTCGAGTCCTGTTCCGACGTGATTGAAGCCGAGCGGCCGGAGCTTGCCGCCGAGATCCGCCGACTCGACGAGGAGTATGACCTGACCTACGTCAAGGAGAACCTCGGCAAGGTCCTCGACAGCACCCGTCAAGGGGTCCGCCGGGTCGCCGACATCGTCCACAACCTCCGCGGTTTCGCCCGGGGCGATCGAGGCTCAGCGGGGCCCGGTTCCGTGGATCTCCACGAGTCCATCGCCGCCGCGCTTGAGATGATCCGGGGCCGACTTGATCGCCGGGGGATCAGGGTCGAGGACCACTCGGCATGCCTGCCGCCGGTCGCCGCCTCGGCCGCGCAGCTCAATCAGGTCTTCCTCAACCTGTTGGTCAACGCCATGCAGGCCATCGATGCCGCCCAGCGAGCCGACGGCGTCATCGCCATCGACGGAGTGGTCAAGGGAGACGACGTCCGGCTCGAGATCCGCGACAACGGTTGTGGGATGTCCCCGGACGTCCTCGCCCAGATCTTCGACCCCTTCTTCACCACGAAGTCCGCCGGCGAGGGGACCGGCCTGGGGCTCTCGATCAGCCACGGCATCGTCCTCGACCATGGCGGTCGCATCGAGGTCGAATCCACCCCCGGCGAGGGGACCTGCTTCCGCATCGTCCTCCCCATCAGCCGCAAGATCGAATCCTGA
- a CDS encoding BlaI/MecI/CopY family transcriptional regulator yields MKRSEVDVTEAELALLTALWDHGPAPIRRLAERVYGEGGSSTYATVQKLLERLEQKGCVSRDRREAVHVFAAAVGRDELIGRRLRAVADALCGGSFTPLLTHLVEGDGLSPAERDELRSLIDRLDRGKKRRPGA; encoded by the coding sequence ATGAAACGGAGCGAGGTGGACGTGACGGAGGCCGAGCTGGCCTTGCTGACGGCGCTCTGGGACCACGGTCCCGCGCCGATCCGGCGGCTGGCGGAGCGGGTGTACGGCGAGGGGGGATCCTCGACGTACGCCACGGTGCAGAAGCTCCTGGAGCGGCTGGAGCAGAAAGGGTGCGTTTCGCGGGACCGCCGCGAGGCGGTCCACGTCTTCGCCGCGGCCGTGGGGCGTGACGAGTTGATCGGCCGACGCCTGCGGGCGGTGGCCGACGCCCTTTGCGGGGGCTCGTTCACGCCGCTGTTGACCCATCTGGTCGAGGGGGACGGTCTCTCCCCGGCCGAGCGCGACGAGTTGCGGTCGCTCATCGACCGGCTCGACCGCGGCAAGAAGCGACGCCCGGGCGCCTGA
- a CDS encoding class I SAM-dependent rRNA methyltransferase produces the protein MTTPSARVVLKPKRARPLFAGHPWVFAQSIARVEGSPEPGDEVEVVSHEGATVGRGLFNPSSAIRARLYRWDGGPLDDAFWKARLETAVQLRRDVLGLDARNSAYRLVFSEGDGLSGLTVDRYGSCLVALFSSLALHRRRDAILDALRELTGAEGIIARPDRAVAKEEGLDVGDVRIVGTIPEDLTVFENGLSYKVDVLQGQKTGFYCDQRENREAVARYCLGKRVLDLFCFTGGFALNAAKAGAASVRAVDSSAPALATARENARINEVANVEFEQGDVPKILERLKAAGERFDVVICDPPKYAGHARDLAPALGAYARLNHAAVDVLSPGGILATCSCSGLVDRATFRDVLANVAEHSRRPVQILEQRGQGPDHPVSAPCPETDYLKCLIARVG, from the coding sequence ATGACCACGCCCTCGGCTCGGGTCGTCCTGAAGCCGAAGCGCGCCCGCCCCCTGTTCGCCGGCCACCCCTGGGTCTTCGCCCAGTCCATCGCTCGCGTCGAAGGCTCGCCGGAGCCCGGCGACGAGGTCGAGGTCGTCAGCCATGAAGGGGCGACCGTCGGCCGAGGCCTGTTTAATCCGTCGAGCGCCATCAGGGCCCGGCTCTATCGCTGGGACGGCGGGCCGCTCGACGACGCCTTCTGGAAGGCCCGGCTTGAAACCGCCGTCCAGCTCCGCCGCGACGTCCTCGGGCTCGACGCCCGGAACTCGGCCTACCGGCTCGTCTTCAGCGAGGGCGACGGCCTCTCCGGGCTGACCGTCGACCGCTACGGTTCTTGCCTTGTCGCCCTCTTCTCAAGCCTCGCCCTGCACAGACGTCGGGACGCGATCCTGGACGCCCTCCGCGAACTGACCGGCGCCGAGGGGATCATCGCCCGGCCCGACCGCGCGGTGGCCAAGGAGGAAGGGCTCGACGTCGGCGACGTACGGATCGTCGGGACGATCCCGGAGGACCTGACGGTCTTCGAGAATGGGCTGTCCTACAAGGTCGACGTTCTCCAGGGCCAGAAGACGGGATTCTACTGCGACCAGCGTGAGAACCGCGAGGCCGTCGCCCGTTACTGTCTCGGCAAGCGGGTGCTCGACCTCTTCTGCTTCACCGGAGGGTTCGCACTCAACGCGGCGAAGGCCGGCGCGGCGTCCGTGCGGGCCGTCGACTCCTCGGCCCCCGCGCTGGCGACGGCCCGGGAGAACGCTCGCATCAACGAAGTCGCGAACGTTGAATTCGAGCAGGGGGACGTCCCCAAGATCCTCGAACGGCTGAAGGCGGCCGGCGAGCGGTTCGACGTGGTGATCTGCGACCCGCCCAAGTACGCCGGCCACGCCCGCGACCTCGCCCCCGCGCTGGGCGCCTACGCCCGACTCAACCACGCCGCCGTCGACGTGCTGTCCCCCGGCGGAATCCTGGCGACCTGCTCATGCTCGGGCCTGGTCGATCGGGCGACCTTCCGCGACGTCCTGGCGAACGTCGCCGAGCACTCGCGCCGGCCGGTTCAGATCCTCGAACAGCGCGGCCAGGGGCCCGACCACCCCGTCTCGGCCCCCTGCCCCGAGACCGACTACCTGAAGTGCCTCATCGCGCGGGTCGGCTGA
- a CDS encoding Maf family protein: MPKPRLILASASPRRRQLLEEAGYEFEVDPSDVEEPGPEAGVSPSEYAAGLAWRKARAVASRRGSGLILAADTVCAVEGEILNKPVDRADAERMIRLQEGGDADVITGLCLHRGDREEWIGAVEISVVRFRALTDAERLAYLDSERWEGKSGAYGVQDEDPFVSVARGSFSNVVGLPMERLAALLAAHPSLLD, from the coding sequence GTGCCGAAGCCTCGATTGATCCTGGCGAGCGCCTCGCCCAGACGGCGGCAGCTTCTGGAGGAGGCCGGGTATGAGTTCGAGGTCGATCCCTCGGACGTGGAGGAGCCGGGGCCCGAGGCGGGCGTGAGCCCGTCCGAATACGCGGCGGGGTTGGCCTGGCGGAAGGCTCGCGCGGTGGCCTCGCGGCGAGGGAGTGGCCTGATCCTGGCGGCCGACACCGTCTGCGCCGTCGAGGGCGAGATCCTCAACAAGCCCGTCGACCGCGCCGACGCCGAGCGGATGATCCGGCTTCAGGAGGGGGGCGACGCCGACGTCATCACCGGGCTCTGCCTGCATCGGGGTGATCGCGAGGAGTGGATCGGCGCGGTCGAGATCAGCGTGGTTCGATTCCGCGCGCTCACCGACGCCGAACGCCTCGCCTATCTCGACTCTGAGCGGTGGGAAGGGAAGTCAGGCGCTTACGGCGTGCAGGACGAGGACCCGTTCGTCTCGGTGGCGCGGGGGAGTTTCTCCAACGTCGTCGGCCTCCCCATGGAGCGGCTGGCGGCCTTGCTGGCGGCGCATCCGTCGCTCCTCGACTGA
- a CDS encoding response regulator gives MEDQKARPKIVIADDNAQNVELLEAYLSDVDCDLRTARDGEEAIQVVQEFKPDLLLLDVMMPRLSGFEVSRKLRSNPETKDILILMVTALNEASDFERGVQAGTDDFLTKPVNKVELLCRIRSLLRVRHLENQLERTLAYLSEFEAASRATEGS, from the coding sequence TTGGAAGATCAGAAAGCCCGCCCCAAAATCGTGATCGCCGACGACAACGCCCAGAACGTGGAGCTGCTGGAAGCGTATCTGTCGGACGTCGACTGCGACCTCCGCACGGCCCGCGACGGCGAGGAGGCCATCCAGGTCGTCCAGGAGTTCAAGCCCGATCTCCTGCTGCTCGACGTCATGATGCCCCGGCTCTCCGGCTTCGAGGTCTCCCGCAAGCTCCGCTCCAACCCCGAGACCAAGGACATCCTCATCCTGATGGTCACGGCGCTCAACGAGGCGTCCGACTTCGAGCGCGGGGTGCAGGCCGGCACCGACGACTTCCTGACCAAGCCCGTCAACAAGGTCGAGCTGCTCTGCCGGATCCGCAGCCTCCTGCGCGTCCGCCATCTGGAGAACCAGCTCGAACGGACGCTGGCCTATCTCTCCGAGTTCGAGGCCGCCAGCCGGGCGACCGAAGGGTCATGA
- a CDS encoding RNA polymerase sigma factor — MAVGRRNEGRAQPFQTLHLLGVVGDLTDGQLLERYSTGSDEASELAFAVLVERHGAMVRRACFAVLRNEHEAEDASQAAFLVLARKAGTLRVRGSIGPWLHRVAWQTASGLRATAIRRRRNELRLAGRDMEPAVSVDLDRDAAIHEELARLPERYRAAVVLCDLEGRTHSETARLLGWPVGTVKSRQARGRRMVRDRLTRRGVGLAVAAAAVDTMGRAVASTLPTSVGLATGLGVSPHVLSLAQGVLRTMFWIKIRSLAAAVVLVGLAAGSAGSYVRGSQEAAGAGEGQVKTTIRPEPSRQTPSSRKDLVAQRFAVRKAEARYEIARQNRVLAEISLEEFGVSTENKLDRATVEGEIKLAEDDLARTADRAEWAKKMFEKKYISQDQKLSADLNLHKAQLAREVAESKRKILEIFVIDGGESLRSNLAKARDEENSRRAELDREKAKQDELERGVRQPE, encoded by the coding sequence ATGGCAGTGGGAAGACGCAACGAAGGGCGAGCCCAGCCGTTTCAGACGCTTCACCTGTTGGGCGTTGTGGGCGACCTGACCGACGGCCAACTGCTGGAACGGTATTCGACCGGGTCGGACGAGGCGTCGGAGTTGGCTTTCGCGGTGCTGGTGGAGCGACACGGGGCGATGGTCCGCCGGGCTTGTTTCGCGGTCCTCCGGAACGAGCACGAGGCGGAGGACGCTTCGCAGGCGGCCTTCCTGGTCCTGGCCCGGAAGGCGGGGACGCTGCGGGTGAGGGGATCGATTGGGCCCTGGCTGCATCGCGTCGCCTGGCAAACCGCGTCCGGCCTCCGAGCGACAGCCATCCGACGCCGTCGTAACGAACTTCGGCTCGCTGGCCGCGATATGGAGCCGGCCGTCTCGGTGGACCTCGACCGCGACGCCGCGATTCACGAGGAACTGGCCCGACTGCCGGAGCGGTATCGCGCGGCGGTGGTCCTCTGCGACCTGGAGGGGCGCACCCACTCCGAGACGGCTCGGCTGCTGGGCTGGCCGGTGGGGACCGTCAAGAGCCGCCAGGCGCGTGGCCGGCGGATGGTCCGCGACCGCCTGACTCGCCGGGGCGTGGGGCTGGCCGTCGCCGCGGCGGCCGTCGACACGATGGGCCGGGCTGTCGCCTCGACCCTGCCAACCTCGGTCGGCCTGGCGACGGGGCTCGGGGTCTCGCCGCACGTTTTGTCGCTCGCTCAGGGAGTTCTTCGCACCATGTTCTGGATCAAGATTCGATCCCTCGCCGCCGCCGTGGTCCTCGTCGGTTTGGCCGCCGGAAGTGCCGGCTCGTACGTCCGGGGGAGCCAGGAAGCAGCCGGGGCTGGCGAGGGTCAGGTCAAGACGACCATCCGTCCCGAGCCTTCCCGTCAAACTCCGTCTTCCCGGAAAGACCTCGTCGCCCAACGTTTTGCCGTGCGCAAGGCCGAGGCCCGTTACGAGATCGCCCGGCAGAACCGGGTTCTCGCTGAGATCAGCCTGGAGGAATTCGGAGTCAGCACGGAGAACAAGCTCGATAGAGCCACCGTCGAAGGCGAGATCAAACTTGCCGAGGACGACCTCGCACGGACCGCTGATCGCGCCGAATGGGCCAAGAAGATGTTCGAGAAGAAGTACATCTCCCAGGACCAGAAGCTCTCCGCGGATCTGAACCTCCATAAAGCCCAGCTTGCGCGGGAGGTGGCCGAAAGTAAGCGAAAGATCCTGGAGATCTTCGTGATCGATGGGGGCGAATCGCTCAGGAGCAACCTCGCGAAGGCTCGCGATGAGGAGAACTCCAGGCGAGCCGAGTTGGACCGTGAGAAGGCCAAGCAGGACGAACTGGAGCGAGGTGTCCGCCAGCCCGAGTAG